A segment of the Halocatena salina genome:
GATGAAAAGAACATCACGAGTTCAGGGTATCGGCCACAGCCAAACGCCATCCGCCAGCCGGATAGAAAACTCCACGTCTCCGAGGGGTATGAGGGACCATTCACTTATCCGGAGGTAACCGGTGACACTCTCGGACTTGCGGAAATTCTGGGCAGCCCCCATCCTATCGATGCCCCGTTCGAGGAGAAGGCAAAGCGCGCGAGCAACGTCGCTTTCGTCCCAGCTGCACTCCGTTCGGGAGGCGTCACGATTCGCCCGAACGCCTTCGTCATTGACGTGCTGACAGAGACAACCCTCGGAGACACGCCAACTGTGACCGGGGTGAAGTTCCGTGACACGTGGTCGGGCGACATCCAGCGTGTGCGTGGCGAGGTGGTGGTGCTTGCAGCCGGTGCCATTGAGACGCCGCGGCTGTGGCATAATACGGGTTTGCCGGACAATGGATGGGTTGGTAGGGGGCTCACACACCACCTTCTTGACGGCATCATCGGCCTTTGGACCGAGGAGAGTCTCCAAAATCAGATCGGGACATCAACAGTGGACCTGCATGCGGGACAAACCAGCGCAGCTCGATTCGACTACCCCGGTCTCGGGATGCTCCAACCGACAGGGACCCAGCCCGGCTTCGGGGCGTTCATCGGCTTTGGGGCGAGTCGGTCGGGGTTTGCGTTCATGAACGATTCCGCTGACGCGCCGTGGGACACGATGGGTCGAATCGCTGGCAAACGGCTCAAGCGACTACTCGCTAACTACCGCCGTATGCTCTCGTTGTTCATCCTCACTGATGACCGTCCGAAACAGCGCAACGGCGTTACAGTTGCCCCTGGTATTACCGACGAGCACGGGCCGATTCCACTGATTAACTACGTCCCCAGCGAAGGGGCCATCAAACGCCGAGACAAGCTCGCAGAGATCGGTGCACGGATCCTACGCGAAGCAGGCGCAGACCACATTCACCGATCCGATGCGCCGCCGATGGGGATCCATCTCCATTCGACGATGGCGATGGGAAAGGTCCTTGACACTGCCTGTGAGGCATACGATGTCGACCGACTGTTCGTCGCAGATCACAGTGCGCTGGCCAACGGTCTCGGTGGCGTGAATCCAACGAACACGGGACAAGCGCTCGCACTCCACACCGCAGATCGAATTATCG
Coding sequences within it:
- a CDS encoding GMC family oxidoreductase N-terminal domain-containing protein; this translates as MVQQAYDVVIVGAGADGPVAAWRLGEAGLDVLLLEAGPFHGNEQWPHPHQDAGGDSSSSVDDLSGELLDEQFTKREVEMLEKLLWGPADHERGSWLRKYPGDGIVIQAAGVGGTSLMYASNYPRAYPAAIDEQVHWPDAFSYADLIPYYKQIEEMTDVAPAPTTATEELFFRGAEAAGWDLLDEKNITSSGYRPQPNAIRQPDRKLHVSEGYEGPFTYPEVTGDTLGLAEILGSPHPIDAPFEEKAKRASNVAFVPAALRSGGVTIRPNAFVIDVLTETTLGDTPTVTGVKFRDTWSGDIQRVRGEVVVLAAGAIETPRLWHNTGLPDNGWVGRGLTHHLLDGIIGLWTEESLQNQIGTSTVDLHAGQTSAARFDYPGLGMLQPTGTQPGFGAFIGFGASRSGFAFMNDSADAPWDTMGRIAGKRLKRLLANYRRMLSLFILTDDRPKQRNGVTVAPGITDEHGPIPLINYVPSEGAIKRRDKLAEIGARILREAGADHIHRSDAPPMGIHLHSTMAMGKVLDTACEAYDVDRLFVADHSALANGLGGVNPTNTGQALALHTADRIIDRYF